The nucleotide sequence GCTTGAATAATTTTACCTCTATTTTCTATATGTTTAGTCATTGGCAAATTCACCATCTAGTTGAAAAGGATGTGCAATTTTTGAAAAGGGAAGCATAATTATTTCTCTATGAATATCCAATACCCGAAATGCAGTCATGCTACCGCCATCTGCTTCGGAGAGTTCAAAATCCATTTTGCCTATTTGCTCTAGCTTTTGTAAGTTAGAGGTACGAACTTTGTTCATAAGTAATTTACGAATATGTTTACCAGCTTGATAGTGAGCGCGGTAAATTTCTTCTGCGGCTTCATGGAACTCTTCTAATCTATCTGCCAAACCAACAAAAGTTAATATAGCGTTAAAATCTTTCTCATCCTTGGGTTTGATGTTTCTGCTAGACATCCAAGTACGAATATTTTGCTCATGTTTAGCAAGTTTAGAACCTAAGTTTAGTAGCCTCCAACTAACATCTTGTAAACTACTTGAACTTACTTTGTTCTTGAGACGAGTTTTCCACAGTCGTTGTAATTCTCTAAAGTATTGAGCTTTTTCTCCTAAGATATAATTTGCTAATGGAATAATATAATCACCTCCTCCATTCGTGCGGAGAATAATAAACATACCTGTTTCAATATCAGTAACCAGTTCTCTTTTTACCTGCGATTCACCATTCTCGACCAAATCAATTACCAGTGCTTTAGTATTAGCATCAAGGAAAACAGCTATTTCTCCTTCTAATAAAAACAAACGTGCTTCAATACTTTCTTCATTATCAATGTATGACGAAAAAGTAGAGATTTTTTTCCCTATCTGTATCCAGTTGGTGTTGGTGCTAGGAAGAATGATTTCATCTGGATGAAGATAATCTTCTTGAGCAATATCGGTATTTTTTGTATTTATCTCTTCTGTGTTACAAATCGGTAAATAGACAATATTTGATTGTATTACATTATCTGGAGAGGCTATAAATACTGGCTTAGGCTGCCATTTATCTTTTATCCAACTATACTGAACTATGTCTATTTCATAGGTTCGTGGCGCGGTAAAAATGTAATCAGGAAACCAGAGTGTTGCACCTATAACAACTAATCTTTTATAACAGCTATTTGTACGTAAGTGAGATGGTGTTAATATGGTATTATTTTTAAGTTTATGGCTGGTAAATAATATATTTTCTACTGCGGAAATTAGATATGATTCTTTGAGCAGTAAAGAATCATTGGGGTAATTTTTTTCTAGAAAATCTAGCAGCGGATTATCATCACATATTGATAAATCAACTAAACAATTAAATATTTTATTTGCTGGTGAGTCAAAATCTGGATATATAAATTTGCAACTCTTTAGATGCTTTTCTAAAAATTTAATAGTTCCTGGTTGACAAGCTATGGGATGGTTAAATGGTAATGGTGCTGCACACAGTTTAAATCGATACTGTCTCAATGGTCGCAAAAAATCCTTCCAGTAATCTTCTGCTGCATTTTCACCAAGTGACTGTTCAAATTTTTTCAATGACAGGCAAAAAATCCGAAATTTATGATGCTCTAACTGATTTTTGTATATTTTAATGCTGCTGCAACATGAGTAAATTTCATCTACAGTTGATAACGAAATATAAGTCATTGACAAAATTCCTGATAAACGACCATTTCTACTCCAGAAGGAGCCGGAATAATGTTTTGTATTTCTTCCCAATTATGACGATTTATATAGTCATTATCGATAATTTCTACTGCTTCTTTAAAATGTGGTTCTGTACGTTCAAGTAAAATTATCCAATGGGAAGTACGCCAGTCATCACGCCATTTAAGAAAGCCAGTTGCGCCATCGAATATAGTTACATGAGGTACTAATCCACCTGATGTTTGTGGAGGCTCACTAACCTGTGATGACAAGATTTCCGACCTATAGGCTTGGCCTTCTGATAAAAAATTACGTACTCGTAAAATATCTTGTAAATACCCAGTTTTCGATTTAGATGATGAAAAACTCGCAAATGGTATTTCTAATATTTCATGCTTAAGAGTGTTAATACGTCCAATCAAGGCACAATCTAACCGAGTTTTTGTTATAAATTCACTCGTATTATGTTTACCAATTACACCATCAATAAATTCATTGTGAATAATAATAGGTCTGCCAGATTGCTTTTTAGGAAGACTAATATTTGGCTTGTGTGCAATTGCTACATTATGGGATTGCTTAACAGACACCAGATTAGTTAGACCACCACTACTTTTGTTTTCTCTTTGGATTCGCAGTCGCCTTTCACCACAAGTTTCATCTATACCTTGATAGATACCCTTATATCTCCTATTGCAATCATAAAAAACAACTGGTGTACCTTTTGGTAACTTACACAGTTGTTCAAAATATCTATTACTGTTAATCCTGTCGATGGGACTATTGGCTCTCGCTTGCACAACACCTAGTGCTGCTAAAGCGGCAGCGTAATTCCTAGTGGGAATAGCAAGACCTAAAACTAACCGATTTTTTTGTATCTCAGCTTGTGCAAGCCAGTGCCCTACATTAATAAAAAAAATTGCCCAGCTCGGCAAAGGGGTTAATTGATTACAATTATTAATAAAATAAAGATTAGTCTTGTTAAATATGCTACGCATGAGCGTTTAATAACCAACTGATATCATAATATACAACCTGATACACAACCAGTTTAATACAATATAAGCCGCATTTATGCTTTAAAAGTTTTTAAAACTTGTGCGTGTGAGTATATGCCTTAGCCTACAAGAAACCCTTATTACCCAAGATAACCTAATATTTAGTATAAAAATATATATTTAATCTAACCAGTATATGCTATTTAAAATTAAGTAATAATACTTAAATGCCAATAAAATTGGAAATTAAAGCACTTTAAACAAACGTTAATTTAAGTAAATACATTGTTAATATATGCCCAGGTTTGCGTTCAGGTTTCCATTCCAAACTGTGATACTTGGAGTCTTTGGAGCGTATTTAGTTTGGCGTGTCTGCTGAGTTTTTGAGCTTTGCGGACATTGCCATCAGTTTTTTCAAATGTGGCGCAACGGTATAAGAGCATCATTCGCTCAAGGTTAACGCAGCCCTGCGGAAGCTGTGGGTAGTAATGCCTTCAATCCTCAAGAAATCGGATTCTTTCAGGACTTGTATAGAAATTGGTACAGACGGACGTATATATACAAACTCACCCAGGCAAGTCAAGACCACGGCGATCGCCTACGCTCAACCATAATCATTGCTGTTGCTGAGTATGGGCTAGTCTGGTGGATTATCAACTGGCTTGCCCCACTGCTGCACCACACAGCCGCTATCAATTTTGATATCAAAAGCCGGAAATTACAGACCTAGCATCATCAATTGACACCCTATCACTTCCGCAAAACGGATTTAGGTGTTCACGGATTGTAAACATTAATGCTCGCGCCTACCGAGGTATGATGTACGTTATTGGAAATCTGTATTATCAATAACGACGCTGTGAGCATTTATGCCTAATGAACCAGTTTGGGGAGAGCTAGTTAAAGTCGAGTTGGAGGCGTGTTTAGCTGCGCCAATCACTAGGTATTTTGACGCTCAACTAGACACTGACCCAGATGTGTTAGCGCAGTTGTTGGCAGATAAGCGCAACCCCAATACTCGACGTGCTTACGAGAAAGATTTGAAGGATTTTTTTATCAAGATGACGGGTTTACCGCCGACTGGGGATAGTGTGCTGGAGTTTCTGCACTTGCAGCGAGAGCAAGCGGTAATGGTGGTGTTGAAATATAAAGCGAAATTGATTGCATCCGGGTTGCGGGAGGCGACCATCAATCGGCGGTTGGCGGCGATAAAGTCGTTGGCGAAGATGGGGCGCAAGCTTGGTGTGTGCAACTATTCCCTGGAAGACGTAGAAGGGGAGAAGGTCAAGGCTTATCGAGATACGCGGGGGGTTGATAGCAAAGCGATAGCACTTGTGCTTGGGCAGTTTGACCGGGAGACTTTGATTGGCAAACGCAACTATGCAATCTTTCTGGTGCTGTGGGGTTTGGCTTTGCGTCGCCAGGAAATATGTCAATTAAATGTTGGTGACTTTGATTTTTATGGGCGCAAGTTGAGGGTTTTGGGGAAGGGTAAGGGAACGAATGAAGAATATTTAGATATGTCTTCTGATGTGGCGGCGGCTCTTGCTGATTGGTTAATTGCCAGGGGGAATTTGAATGCAGATTTACCAATTTTTACGGCGTTAGATTTTCATAATACTGGGCATAGATTGACTACGGATGCTGTCTATAAAATAGTGTCGGCAGCTTTTAAGGCGGTGGGGGTGAAGAAACCGATGTCACCGCATAGGGTCAGGCATTCAGCGATTACGGCGGCATTGGATGCCACTGATGGGAATATCCGAAAGGTGCAGAAGTTAAGCCGTCATGCTGACCCTAGAACGCTGATGATTTATGATGACAACCGCAATAAAGATTTGTGGGAGATGTCGGAGTTGTTAACGGGTATGTTGAAGAATTCGGGTGAATAAAAATTCACCAATTTAACAAGAAAACTCAAAATTTTTTGCTCTCGTATCTCGGCAGAAACCTAAAAGAAATACATGGAACTTCAAGAAAAATCGCTACTGCACCCAATATTTAATTATTGGTCAAGTCAATTCAATTTATCCCCAGAAGGGTCGCTGCCACATACAGGGCAGATATACATCCATTTTCCTTTATGTTCTGGATGATCTGAGTGTCTATGGAAACAGTTAGGAAACTTAAGGATACGGTGATTTTTACCATAGCAATGTTGCACAACCCAGAATTGACCACATTTAGGACAGGAACAATATAGGCCTGTTCCTTTTCCAGACCCAAAACTCCCTGATATTACACGTCTAGTCAATTTTTGTTGACTTATTATACTTGGTATCCAACTGGTCTGAGTGTCTTGTTCCAAATTAAGTTTATGTCCGCAAAATAGACAGTCGGTAGAAAAGCTACCGTGGTACTGAAACATTAATCTAATTAATCTATTAAGCTGCCTATTCGCACCAACACCTGGCTTAAGTGTAATAGCTCCATATTTGTGGCTGATAAATCTATCTTCACTTGTTCCAAGGGTGTCATCAAACTTTTCCTTTAGTACCCTGTTGATAGGGACTTCACCCCAAAAATCAATTTGTTGATCTGTATGCAAAATAAAACTAGCTGTTCCTCCTAAAGAATATAAATATTTATCTCTAGCAACATCTATAACATCATAAACAAACTGTTTATGTCCTTGCAGTTTATAGTTACGATATTTAGCATCAAAATAGTAAGTTTTTGTCTCGCTGTTGCTTGATATATCTACCCTAATATCAGGAATTCTTAAGTGATTAGAATTAGTGTATTGCTTAGGTTGATACCATAGTGAGATATTGAATTGACTACCATCGTCAAAAGCACCTTGAAGACGAAATACATTATTTGTAGGTATTTTAATCTCTCCTTTCTCAATTCGCATACTCTCAAAAAGAGTAGCTTCATTTGAGGGAGGACGCATATTCAAATTTGTTACAAAAGCATTGTAGAGGCTGACAAAGCACCAAATTTCATATAGTTCCCATGTAGAACGAACTTGACCTTGGTAGGTAGCTTTAAATAGCGTAATAACTGGTTGAATCTTATAAAAAATACTGCTTTCACAATTCATGGACTCTTCAAAAATAGAAGCATAAGCGGGAGAGCCGATTAATCGCTGAGATGGTAAAGGTGGTTCAGTGGGAGTTAGTACATTCTTCAGAAATGGACTATTACGAGCGTAAGTTGCCCATTCTGCACACTCTTGAAGTTGAGCTACTATTTTCGATATAGTTTTCCTTTCCTCTTCCCTTTGCTGATTGAATTTTTGAACTCGCTCTTTAGCTCTAGCCAAAAAGCTTAATATTGCTGGTTCTTTGGCATAATTAAGAGGTGAAAAGGTATCATCAATTTCTAATTGTTCAAGTAAGTTAACAATTCCAATAACTAAATCCCTTAAATAAACATCTAGTACATAACATAAAAATTCATTTTCGGAGCATTGAGTAGATTCAACTTGGGTTAAAGCCAGAATTTTTTGTTTAGAAGTATCTATCTTGGCTTTAATTAGAACTTGGGACGAATTGATTAATTTTCGTGTATCAACTAAACCTAACTCTCTAGAAAAACTTTTTAAGGGACGTTTTTCTATTATTACCCAGTTACTTTGAACAACAGATGCTAGTTTCAATAAGGAAGTTGCCGTTAATAATAACCCTCTACTGTCAGAGCATCCCATTCCAATCATTGCAGTTTCTACGTCTTCCCCTACAGAAACTTGTAATTGACTGGTAACACAACTAGATGTAGAAAGTGCTAGTAATCCTATTTCAGTAATTAATTGTTCTAGTTCCTGCTCTGTTAAACCAGCAGGTTTCACTAACAAAAAAGCTTCAGGACTACTATCTACGGGTTTACCTGAAGCATCCAAGAGTATAGCGGTTATTTGTCCTGTTCTTGACGCTACTCCTTTACTAATTTCTCGCTCGTGTTTTGTTCTTTGAGGAAGTTCCCACCTATTGCTGCTTATTTTTAAGAGTGGAATTATAGAATCACCCTTTAAACCAACACTTCCATCCCAGAAACCCTCTATCTGAACATACCAACGTCCACTGTACTGGCGAGTATGTTGTACATCATCTTCCCAAGGTAGTTCACCTGTAGAGTCAGCAAAATAAATTTTCGGATAAGCCATAAACGTTAACTTTATCCCCAGTAGCGCACATTGCGTCGTCTAATATCTTGGATTTGATTTCTTAAATTTTCAATCACATCTGGAGTCCCAAACTGAGAATAATTATTTTCAATTTCCTCTAGCCATTCAAGGCAAATATTTTCTCGTGATTCATCCTTGAAAAAGGAAAGTCTTGGCATAAGTTTAGTAAACAGAAAGTATCCAAGACATTCTTCAACTGTTAGTCCGATAATTTGAGAAGCTGCATAGAAGACTTTATAATCTCTTTTTACTCTATATCCTAAAGGTATTCCACACTGAGATAAGTAACGTGAGTTCCAATTTAAAAGAGTATACCAACTGTCGTTAAATTCATCACTACTGCTATGAGCTTGGAGAATTTTATTATCTAATTCTTGAAATAAAGATGGTATATATGTTCCTGTAATTGGATTGCTAGAAGGGGTTGCCTTTGTATCTTCAGCAAAATCAGGCAAAGGATAGGTAATAACAAAGGATCTATCTATTACTTTTGGACTGATGTCATAAGTGGTTTCATCTGAATTGAGAGTTCCAATCAAAACTAAGTTTTTAGGAAGTAAAAATTCAGCGGGATAAGTATTTAAAAGATTTTGAAGTTTAGCCAGTCTGTTACTTTGTTCAAATGTTTTTGATTTTTGGGATTGTAACAGCTTAATCTCTTGTCTAATTTGTACTTCTATACTAGGTGAGTAGAGAATTAGCTTTTGCGCTCCTTGACCAGTCTTGGAATATTCGAGACATGAGAGTAAGTCAGCAGCATAATTTTCAATTTTAGCTAAATTGAGTTCATCCAAACAGACTAAAAAAATTTGTTCAAAATTTTCAGAAGCTTGTTGTAATGCTGTTAAAAAAATAGAGGGATGAAAGCTATCATTAACTGGATTGTAAAATCCTAACAAATCGGTTGAGTCAGTCCAAGCTGGTCGAACAGGAATAATTTTGCTATTACCATTGAAAATTTTAGCAGATTTTTCTACAAGACTTGTTTTACCAATTCCAACAGAGCCATTTAATAAAACTATTTGACCAGTATATAAGGAAGTTAATACAGATAATAAATAGCTAGTTTTAATATAGTTAGGTAGTAACAGTCCTCTTTTTCTAATATTGGCATTCCAGTCATGGTTATTTAGTGATAATCTCCCTTCTTGCCATCCTTTTGTTTTTAAAACAGATGGCAATCTAGGTTCTTGAGCTATTTCCTCATATAGTAGTCTTTTATATTGAGCTAAATATTTTTTATATATTGGATCATTTTTACCTCTAACCAAGCCTAAAAACTCAATCTTGCCACGAAGGACATGATGAAAACGTTTCGCTTCTACCCCACTTTTATAATTTAAAATTATTTTATAGAATTCACCATATCTACCATATTTACTAATATATTCAGATGCTGCATTGTTAATTCCAAATTTTTGCCAAGCATAAAGCATGGCTCGAATTTGACGTACAAATTGTCGATTTACATTAGGAAAATGGTTAACTGTTAAACCCGTTACTTCTTGACGACAGTTTTGAGTTTGCAACCTTACTTTCCTTTCATTTACTTCAAAGTTATTACTATTAAATATTTCTTGTAATTCATGCCCTACAAAAAATCTTCTTATACTTCCTTCATTAACGACATATCCTAGTGCTTCTGGAAACTCCTCTAAATTAGTAGAGAAAGTGATATCATCAGCATATCTTGTGTATGTTGCTTTATATTGTCTTGCTATATCCAGCAATTGACCATCCATTTTTGCACACACCATGTTTGAGACGATAGGTGAAGTTGGTGCGCCTTGAGGTAACTGATCCTCATAGCAGCATATTTGTGCCAGTAGGTTAGCCACTTCATCATTCGCATTGTATGGTTGTGCCATAAACATTTTTCGGACTCTTTCAAATTTAATTGAAGTGAAAAAGTCTTGAATATCTAAATTTAGAACATATTTCTTTTTAGTGTGAGCTTTGGCATTAGTTACAATACTTTTTTTAGCTGTAAAACCATGTACGCATGGCTTAGGTTGATAGACAGGTTGTAGTATTTCTTTGCTGATTTTTTTTTGTATATCTAGTAAAGTAATATCTCCATCTTCATATTCTGTACTTCTTGGTGTTCTTATTGTTCGTACACCGCCAGATTTTTTAGGAATTTTAAAATCCCTGTATATTTCATCTACTTGTTCAAGTAACTCAATTAAACTATGATAATCAACGCCTATTGTCTTTGCTACAAGTTCTGGAGAGAAGTCGTACAAACTCATTTAATCTATTTAACAGAGTTTTGATTCTTTAAAATTGTGGAGGTATATACAGGTCTATTCCGAAGCCTTTGTTAGGAAACCTTGCGGTAACTCGTTGCAGGATCAACAACG is from Nostoc sp. HK-01 and encodes:
- a CDS encoding integrase-recombinase protein; translation: MPNEPVWGELVKVELEACLAAPITRYFDAQLDTDPDVLAQLLADKRNPNTRRAYEKDLKDFFIKMTGLPPTGDSVLEFLHLQREQAVMVVLKYKAKLIASGLREATINRRLAAIKSLAKMGRKLGVCNYSLEDVEGEKVKAYRDTRGVDSKAIALVLGQFDRETLIGKRNYAIFLVLWGLALRRQEICQLNVGDFDFYGRKLRVLGKGKGTNEEYLDMSSDVAAALADWLIARGNLNADLPIFTALDFHNTGHRLTTDAVYKIVSAAFKAVGVKKPMSPHRVRHSAITAALDATDGNIRKVQKLSRHADPRTLMIYDDNRNKDLWEMSELLTGMLKNSGE
- a CDS encoding RNA-dependent DNA polymerase — its product is MSLYDFSPELVAKTIGVDYHSLIELLEQVDEIYRDFKIPKKSGGVRTIRTPRSTEYEDGDITLLDIQKKISKEILQPVYQPKPCVHGFTAKKSIVTNAKAHTKKKYVLNLDIQDFFTSIKFERVRKMFMAQPYNANDEVANLLAQICCYEDQLPQGAPTSPIVSNMVCAKMDGQLLDIARQYKATYTRYADDITFSTNLEEFPEALGYVVNEGSIRRFFVGHELQEIFNSNNFEVNERKVRLQTQNCRQEVTGLTVNHFPNVNRQFVRQIRAMLYAWQKFGINNAASEYISKYGRYGEFYKIILNYKSGVEAKRFHHVLRGKIEFLGLVRGKNDPIYKKYLAQYKRLLYEEIAQEPRLPSVLKTKGWQEGRLSLNNHDWNANIRKRGLLLPNYIKTSYLLSVLTSLYTGQIVLLNGSVGIGKTSLVEKSAKIFNGNSKIIPVRPAWTDSTDLLGFYNPVNDSFHPSIFLTALQQASENFEQIFLVCLDELNLAKIENYAADLLSCLEYSKTGQGAQKLILYSPSIEVQIRQEIKLLQSQKSKTFEQSNRLAKLQNLLNTYPAEFLLPKNLVLIGTLNSDETTYDISPKVIDRSFVITYPLPDFAEDTKATPSSNPITGTYIPSLFQELDNKILQAHSSSDEFNDSWYTLLNWNSRYLSQCGIPLGYRVKRDYKVFYAASQIIGLTVEECLGYFLFTKLMPRLSFFKDESRENICLEWLEEIENNYSQFGTPDVIENLRNQIQDIRRRNVRYWG